In the genome of Thiomicrospira aerophila AL3, one region contains:
- the rluD gene encoding 23S rRNA pseudouridine(1911/1915/1917) synthase RluD, which translates to MNNPLTSESESPLSFRVSHQDMGARLDATIAKAFTDYSRSRLQAWLKDGRVTVDGVVITKPRHTLLGGELVSVMPLEEDETQQVAQSMELDIVYEDAAILVINKTAGLVVHPGAGNPDGTLLNGLLAYAPALRQVPRAGIVHRLDKDTTGLMVVAKTLQAQHHLVDQLQRHDVERVYDAIVVGNMISGGTVNKPIGRHVTDRKKMAVRVAGGKAAVSHYRVAEKFRAHTHVKVSLETGRTHQIRVHMSHLGFPLLGDPLYGSKLRIPKQMMPEFIEILKGFKRQALHAGVLSLTHPVSGKTMKWKAAMPDDMGLLIDILRDDQVDFIANRNNAYDEIDYDYDVEVEWVTDADIPEEY; encoded by the coding sequence TTGAATAACCCGTTGACCTCTGAATCTGAATCACCGCTTAGTTTTCGCGTTAGCCACCAAGATATGGGGGCGCGTCTTGATGCGACGATTGCAAAAGCCTTCACTGATTATTCGCGCAGCCGTTTGCAGGCCTGGTTAAAAGACGGGCGAGTGACTGTGGATGGTGTCGTAATTACTAAACCCCGTCATACCTTGTTGGGCGGTGAATTGGTCAGTGTGATGCCTTTAGAAGAGGATGAAACGCAGCAAGTCGCTCAATCGATGGAATTAGATATTGTTTATGAGGACGCAGCGATTTTAGTCATTAATAAAACAGCAGGCTTGGTGGTGCATCCAGGTGCCGGCAATCCTGATGGAACTTTATTGAATGGTTTACTGGCTTATGCGCCTGCGTTGCGCCAAGTGCCTAGAGCGGGCATTGTTCATCGGCTTGACAAAGATACCACGGGTCTGATGGTAGTCGCTAAAACTTTACAAGCACAGCATCACCTAGTTGACCAGTTGCAACGTCATGATGTTGAACGGGTATACGATGCGATTGTGGTTGGCAATATGATTTCAGGTGGCACGGTGAATAAACCGATTGGCCGACATGTAACTGATCGCAAGAAAATGGCTGTTCGTGTGGCAGGTGGTAAAGCTGCGGTCAGTCATTATCGTGTCGCGGAGAAGTTTCGCGCCCATACGCATGTTAAAGTCAGTCTTGAAACTGGCCGCACCCATCAAATCAGAGTACATATGTCTCATTTGGGTTTTCCATTACTGGGTGATCCCTTGTATGGCTCTAAATTGCGCATTCCTAAGCAAATGATGCCGGAGTTTATTGAGATTTTAAAAGGCTTTAAACGTCAGGCGCTCCATGCGGGCGTATTAAGTCTAACCCATCCGGTTAGCGGTAAAACCATGAAGTGGAAAGCCGCTATGCCGGATGATATGGGTTTGTTAATTGATATTTTACGTGATGATCAGGTTGATTTTATTGCCAACCGCAATAATGCCTATGATGAAATCGATTATGACTATGATGTTGAAGTGGAGTGGGTCACGGACGCGGATATTCCAGAGGAGTATTAG